In a single window of the Streptomyces cinnabarinus genome:
- the rpsT gene encoding 30S ribosomal protein S20, which produces MANIKSQIKRIKTNEKARLRNKAVKSSLKTAIRKAREAAAAGDVEKATEYQRAAARQLDKAVSKGVIHKNQAANKKSALASKVASLKG; this is translated from the coding sequence GTGGCGAACATCAAGTCCCAGATCAAGCGGATCAAGACCAACGAGAAGGCTCGGCTGCGCAACAAGGCCGTCAAGTCCTCCCTGAAGACCGCGATCCGCAAGGCCCGTGAGGCCGCTGCCGCGGGTGACGTGGAGAAGGCCACCGAGTACCAGCGCGCTGCCGCGCGTCAGCTCGACAAGGCCGTCTCCAAGGGCGTCATCCACAAGAACCAGGCCGCCAACAAGAAGTCGGCGCTTGCTTCGAAGGTCGCCTCCCTCAAGGGCTGA
- the holA gene encoding DNA polymerase III subunit delta produces MAKKTAADDLLAPVTLAVGQEELLLDRAVQEVVRAAKAADADTDVRDLSSEQVQPGTLAELTSPSLFAERKVVVVRNAQDLSADTVKDVKAYLTAPAEEITLVLLHAGGVKGKGLLDAARKAGAREVACPKMTKPADRLAFVRQEFRATGRSATPEACQTLVDAIGSDLRELASAVSQLVADVEGTIDEAVVGRYYTGRAEASSFTVADRAVEGRAAEALEALRWSLATGVAPVLITSALAQGVRAIGKLSSARGGRPADLARELGMPPWKIDRVRQQMRGWTPDGVALALRAVAEADAGVKGGGDDPEYALEKAVVTIARAARSRGR; encoded by the coding sequence ATGGCCAAGAAGACTGCTGCTGATGACCTGCTCGCCCCCGTGACTCTTGCCGTGGGGCAGGAGGAGTTGTTGCTCGACCGGGCTGTGCAGGAGGTTGTGCGGGCCGCCAAGGCGGCTGATGCCGATACCGACGTGCGGGATCTGAGTTCCGAGCAGGTGCAGCCGGGGACCCTCGCCGAGCTGACCAGTCCCTCGCTCTTCGCCGAGCGCAAGGTCGTCGTCGTGCGCAACGCCCAGGATCTGTCCGCCGACACCGTCAAGGACGTCAAGGCGTATCTCACGGCGCCCGCCGAGGAGATCACCCTCGTGCTGCTCCACGCCGGTGGGGTCAAGGGCAAGGGGCTGCTCGACGCCGCCCGGAAGGCCGGGGCCCGGGAGGTCGCCTGCCCCAAGATGACCAAGCCCGCGGATCGGCTGGCGTTCGTGCGGCAGGAGTTCCGGGCCACCGGCCGGTCCGCCACGCCCGAGGCGTGCCAGACGCTGGTCGACGCCATCGGCAGCGATCTGCGGGAGCTGGCGTCCGCCGTGTCGCAGCTGGTCGCCGATGTCGAGGGGACCATCGACGAGGCCGTGGTCGGGCGGTACTACACCGGGCGGGCCGAGGCCTCCAGCTTCACCGTCGCCGACCGGGCCGTCGAGGGGCGGGCCGCGGAGGCGCTGGAGGCGTTGCGCTGGTCGCTGGCCACGGGCGTGGCGCCCGTCCTGATCACCAGCGCCCTGGCACAGGGCGTCCGGGCCATCGGCAAGCTGTCCTCCGCGCGCGGTGGGCGTCCCGCCGATCTCGCCCGTGAGCTGGGCATGCCGCCCTGGAAGATCGACCGGGTACGCCAGCAGATGCGCGGCTGGACCCCTGACGGCGTCGCCCTCGCCCTGCGCGCCGTCGCCGAGGCCGACGCCGGAGTCAAGGGCGGCGGGGACGATCCCGAGTACGCCCTGGAGAAGGCGGTCGTCACGATCGCGAGGGCGGCCCGCTCCAGAGGCCGCTGA
- a CDS encoding response regulator, which yields MNAEDAHEERAGILLVDDMEDNLIALEAVLGSLNEPLVRARSGEEAMKALLRRRFALVLLDIRMPGMDGFETAANIKRLDQTKDVPIIFLTGAEDDSGYAFRGYATGAADYLTKPFDPWVLRAKVRVFLELHSKQLQLEALRAEVQELRELLDNGQGELT from the coding sequence ATGAACGCCGAAGACGCACACGAAGAGCGCGCCGGGATCCTTCTCGTCGACGACATGGAGGACAACCTGATCGCCCTGGAGGCGGTCCTGGGTTCCCTCAACGAACCGCTGGTCCGGGCCCGTTCCGGCGAGGAGGCCATGAAGGCCCTCCTGCGCCGCCGCTTCGCCCTGGTGCTCCTGGACATCCGGATGCCCGGCATGGACGGCTTCGAGACAGCGGCCAACATCAAACGCCTCGACCAGACGAAGGACGTCCCGATCATCTTCCTGACGGGAGCGGAGGACGACTCGGGCTATGCCTTCCGCGGCTATGCGACGGGAGCGGCGGACTACTTGACGAAGCCCTTCGACCCGTGGGTGCTACGGGCGAAGGTCAGGGTGTTCCTGGAGTTGCACAGCAAGCAACTCCAGCTGGAGGCACTGAGGGCGGAGGTCCAGGAACTCCGGGAACTGCTCGACAACGGGCAAGGTGAACTTACGTAA
- a CDS encoding HAMP domain-containing protein — protein sequence MTSARDGDFHTVSDPGTGLVAELVAAYNQIMNRSLHFNSEVQRVRRELVRHGRLDERLAASPGQGAWTARVNDVNQLLDAIVAPAANATRVLDAVAGGDLTQRVDLHDGSRQLRGDLRRLGRAVNKMVDQLSLFTGEVTRVAREVGTEGRLGGRAKVQGLSGSWRDVTEAVNTMAARLTAQVRDIALVTTAVARGDLTRTVTVEATGELLELKLTVNTMVDQLSAFADEVTRVAREVGTEGQLGGRAQVRGVSGVWKDLTDNVNFMASNLTSQVRNIAQVTTAVANGDLSQKITVDAQGEILELKSTINTMVDQLSAFADEVTRVAREVGTEGNLGGRAQVRGVSGVWKDLTDNVNFMADNLTSQVRNIALVSTAVAQGDLGKKITVEAKGEILELKSTINTMVDQLSAFADEVTRVAREVGTEGNLGGQAQVRGVSGVWKDLTDNVNFMALNLTSQVRNIAQVTTAVANGDLSKKITVDARGEILELKDTVNTMVEQLRAFADEVTRVAREVGTDGRLGGRAQVLGVSGVWRDLTDNVNYMADNLTSQVRNIAQVTTAVANGDLSKKIDVDARGEILELKTAINTMVDTLSSFSSEVTRVAREVGSEGQLGGQARVEGVYGTWKRLTTNVNELASNLTTQVRAIAEVASAVAQGDMSRSITVEARGEVAELKDNINLMVANLRETTRAKDWLESNLARLAALMQGHRDLMEVADLILRELTPLVNAQYGAFFLADPDEDGPALRTTVPAKGLAFIAGYGAAQGATVETGGLPVHGLVRQAAREKQRILVEEAPPDYIKINSGLGEAAPTTIVIIPILFEDKLLGVIELASFSRFSDVHLAFFDQFVNTIGVAINTIIANSRTESLLGESQRLAMQLQERSDELQKQQAELQHSNAELEEKAALLATSSQYKSEFLANMSHELRTPLNSLLILARLLSDNPDGHLSDQEVQFASTIHRSGSDLLQLINDILDLSKIEAGRMDVRPKRLPLIKLLDYVHATFRPLTHDRGLAFEVSVGEDVPREMYSDEQRLQQILRNLLSNAIKFTASGRVELSVSRVKDPEPAGGREGGEVIAFAVSDTGIGIAPEKLPVIFEAFQQADGTTNRKYGGTGLGLSISREIAGLLGGRIVAASEPGKGSTFTLYVPVVSPGHPVADDRSAVALPEQVSPVPEIDDGWPTPTKLEEWQSGRAGQVLSGRRVLIVDDDIRNVFALTHVLGRVGMPVLYAENGREGIETLERNPDVELILMDIMMPEMDGYETIAAIRRTPRWVGLPIIALTAKAMPGDREKSIARGANDYVPKPVDVDRLLTVVCALLDPEEADEEAP from the coding sequence ATGACGTCCGCTCGGGACGGCGACTTCCATACCGTGTCCGATCCGGGAACCGGTCTGGTGGCGGAGCTGGTCGCCGCCTACAACCAGATCATGAACCGCAGTCTGCACTTCAACTCCGAGGTGCAGCGGGTCAGACGGGAGCTCGTCCGGCACGGCCGGCTGGACGAGCGGCTGGCCGCGAGCCCGGGTCAGGGCGCCTGGACGGCCCGGGTCAACGACGTGAACCAGCTCCTGGACGCCATCGTCGCCCCGGCGGCGAACGCGACCCGGGTCCTGGACGCGGTGGCGGGCGGCGATCTGACCCAGCGGGTCGATCTGCACGACGGATCCCGGCAGTTGCGCGGCGATCTGCGGCGCCTGGGCCGGGCCGTGAACAAGATGGTGGACCAGCTCTCGCTGTTCACCGGCGAGGTGACCCGGGTGGCCCGCGAGGTCGGCACCGAGGGGCGGCTCGGCGGGCGCGCCAAGGTGCAGGGGCTGTCCGGCAGTTGGCGGGATGTGACCGAGGCGGTCAACACCATGGCCGCCCGGCTGACGGCACAGGTGCGGGACATCGCCCTGGTGACGACGGCGGTGGCGCGTGGCGACCTGACCCGTACGGTCACCGTCGAGGCGACCGGTGAGCTGCTCGAACTGAAGCTCACCGTGAACACGATGGTCGACCAGCTCTCCGCCTTCGCCGACGAAGTCACCCGCGTCGCCCGCGAGGTCGGCACCGAGGGACAGCTGGGCGGCCGGGCCCAGGTGCGGGGCGTGTCCGGGGTCTGGAAGGACCTCACCGACAACGTCAACTTCATGGCGTCGAACCTGACTTCGCAGGTCCGCAACATCGCCCAGGTCACCACCGCCGTCGCCAACGGCGACCTCAGCCAGAAGATCACGGTCGACGCCCAGGGCGAGATCCTCGAACTGAAGTCGACGATCAACACGATGGTCGACCAGCTCTCCGCCTTCGCCGACGAAGTCACCCGCGTCGCCCGCGAGGTCGGCACCGAGGGAAACCTCGGCGGCCGGGCCCAGGTGCGGGGCGTGTCCGGGGTCTGGAAGGACCTCACCGACAACGTCAACTTCATGGCCGACAACCTCACCTCACAGGTGCGGAACATCGCCCTGGTCTCCACCGCCGTGGCCCAGGGCGACCTCGGCAAGAAGATCACCGTGGAGGCGAAGGGCGAGATCCTGGAGCTGAAGTCGACTATCAACACGATGGTCGACCAGCTCTCCGCCTTCGCCGACGAGGTCACCCGCGTCGCCCGCGAGGTCGGCACCGAGGGAAACCTCGGCGGTCAGGCCCAGGTACGAGGCGTCTCAGGCGTCTGGAAAGACCTCACCGACAACGTCAACTTCATGGCGCTGAACCTCACTTCGCAGGTCCGCAACATCGCCCAGGTCACCACCGCCGTCGCCAACGGCGACCTCTCCAAGAAGATCACCGTCGACGCGCGCGGCGAGATCCTGGAGCTGAAGGACACCGTCAACACGATGGTGGAGCAACTGCGCGCCTTCGCCGACGAGGTGACCAGGGTCGCCCGCGAGGTCGGCACCGACGGCCGGCTCGGCGGCCGGGCCCAGGTGCTGGGCGTCTCCGGCGTCTGGCGGGACCTGACGGACAACGTCAACTACATGGCCGACAACCTCACCTCACAGGTGCGGAACATCGCGCAGGTCACCACCGCCGTCGCCAACGGCGACCTCTCCAAGAAGATCGACGTGGACGCGCGCGGCGAGATCCTGGAGCTGAAGACCGCCATCAACACCATGGTCGACACCCTCTCCTCCTTCTCCTCCGAGGTCACCCGGGTGGCCCGAGAGGTCGGCTCCGAGGGCCAACTCGGCGGCCAGGCCAGGGTCGAGGGCGTCTACGGCACCTGGAAGCGCCTGACGACCAACGTGAACGAACTCGCCTCGAACCTGACCACCCAGGTCCGCGCGATCGCCGAGGTCGCCTCCGCCGTGGCCCAGGGCGACATGTCCCGCTCGATCACGGTCGAGGCACGCGGCGAGGTCGCCGAACTGAAGGACAACATCAACCTGATGGTGGCCAACCTGCGCGAGACGACCCGCGCCAAGGACTGGCTGGAGTCCAATCTCGCCCGGCTCGCCGCCCTGATGCAGGGCCACCGGGACCTGATGGAGGTCGCCGACCTGATCCTGCGCGAGCTGACCCCGCTGGTGAACGCCCAGTACGGCGCGTTCTTCCTGGCCGACCCGGACGAGGACGGCCCCGCGCTGCGCACCACCGTGCCCGCCAAGGGCCTCGCCTTCATCGCCGGTTACGGCGCCGCCCAGGGCGCGACCGTGGAGACCGGCGGACTGCCCGTGCACGGACTGGTCCGGCAGGCGGCCCGGGAGAAGCAGCGGATCCTCGTCGAGGAGGCCCCGCCGGACTACATCAAGATCAACAGTGGTCTCGGCGAAGCGGCCCCCACCACCATCGTGATCATCCCGATCCTCTTCGAGGACAAGCTCCTCGGGGTGATCGAGCTGGCCTCCTTCTCCCGCTTCTCCGATGTCCATCTGGCCTTCTTCGACCAGTTCGTGAACACCATCGGTGTCGCGATCAACACCATCATCGCCAACTCCCGCACCGAGTCGCTCCTCGGCGAGTCCCAGCGCCTGGCCATGCAGCTCCAGGAGCGCTCGGACGAACTCCAGAAGCAGCAGGCGGAGTTGCAGCACTCGAACGCGGAGCTGGAGGAGAAGGCGGCGCTCCTGGCGACGTCGTCGCAGTACAAGTCGGAGTTCCTGGCGAACATGTCGCACGAACTGCGGACGCCGCTGAACTCCCTCCTGATCCTCGCCCGGCTGCTGTCGGACAACCCGGACGGCCATCTCTCCGACCAGGAGGTCCAGTTCGCGTCGACGATCCACCGCTCGGGCTCGGACCTCCTCCAGCTGATCAACGACATCCTCGACCTGTCGAAGATCGAGGCGGGCCGGATGGACGTACGCCCGAAACGCCTGCCGCTGATCAAACTCCTCGACTACGTCCACGCCACCTTCCGCCCGCTCACCCACGACCGGGGCCTCGCCTTCGAGGTGTCGGTGGGCGAGGACGTACCGCGCGAGATGTACTCGGACGAGCAGCGGCTCCAGCAGATCCTGCGCAATTTGCTCTCCAACGCCATCAAGTTCACCGCCTCGGGCCGGGTCGAGCTCAGCGTCAGCCGGGTCAAGGACCCCGAGCCGGCGGGCGGCCGGGAGGGCGGCGAGGTGATCGCCTTCGCGGTCTCCGACACCGGCATCGGCATCGCGCCGGAGAAACTCCCGGTGATCTTCGAGGCGTTCCAGCAGGCCGACGGCACCACCAACCGCAAGTACGGCGGCACCGGGCTCGGTCTGTCCATCAGCCGGGAGATCGCGGGCCTGCTGGGCGGCCGTATCGTCGCCGCGAGCGAGCCGGGGAAGGGCTCCACCTTCACGCTCTACGTCCCGGTCGTCAGCCCCGGCCACCCGGTCGCCGACGACAGAAGCGCCGTGGCGCTGCCGGAGCAAGTGTCCCCGGTGCCGGAGATCGACGACGGCTGGCCCACGCCGACCAAACTGGAGGAGTGGCAGTCGGGCCGGGCCGGGCAGGTGCTGTCCGGGCGGCGGGTGCTGATCGTGGACGACGACATCCGCAACGTCTTCGCGCTGACCCATGTCCTCGGCCGGGTCGGCATGCCGGTGCTCTACGCGGAGAACGGCCGCGAGGGCATCGAGACCCTGGAGCGCAACCCCGACGTCGAACTCATCCTGATGGACATCATGATGCCGGAGATGGACGGCTACGAGACCATCGCCGCGATCCGCCGCACCCCGCGCTGGGTGGGCCTGCCCATCATCGCGCTGACCGCGAAGGCGATGCCCGGCGACCGCGAGAAGTCCATCGCGCGCGGCGCCAACGACTACGTACCCAAGCCGGTCGACGTCGACCGGCTGCTCACGGTCGTCTGCGCCCTGCTGGACCCGGAGGAAGCCGACGAGGAAGCACCATGA
- a CDS encoding arylamine N-acetyltransferase family protein gives MNSAQVDAYLSRLGVKHPAWPTVDVLRELHVRHLQTVPFENLSIHLGEEIVLEEKRLLDKLVDARRGGFCYELNGAFGALLAALGYEVALLAGRVYDREGRLGIPYDHLALRVRTVDGGEWLADVGFGAHSHYPLALEARGEQEDPAGVFRIVEAGPDAAGARGGYRVPEAADLDVVMNGRPEYRLETRPRVLGDFVTGAWWQCTSPTSHFTQSLVCTRVTEDGGRITLSGRTLKTTGADGVKVERHLATDEEVLTAYRERFGIELERVPVVRKG, from the coding sequence ATGAATTCCGCACAGGTTGACGCCTATCTGAGCCGGCTCGGTGTGAAGCATCCGGCGTGGCCCACTGTCGATGTCCTGCGCGAGCTGCATGTGCGCCACTTGCAGACCGTGCCCTTCGAGAACCTCTCGATCCACCTCGGCGAGGAGATCGTGCTGGAGGAGAAGCGGCTGCTGGACAAGCTGGTGGACGCGCGGAGGGGAGGGTTCTGTTACGAACTGAACGGCGCGTTCGGGGCGTTGCTGGCGGCGCTGGGGTACGAGGTCGCGCTGCTGGCGGGGCGGGTGTACGACCGCGAGGGGCGGCTGGGGATCCCGTACGACCATCTCGCGCTGCGGGTGCGGACGGTCGACGGGGGCGAGTGGCTGGCCGACGTCGGGTTCGGGGCGCACAGCCACTATCCGCTCGCGCTGGAGGCGCGGGGGGAGCAGGAGGATCCCGCGGGTGTGTTCCGGATCGTGGAGGCGGGGCCGGACGCGGCGGGGGCGCGCGGCGGGTACCGGGTGCCGGAGGCGGCGGACCTGGACGTCGTGATGAACGGCAGGCCGGAGTACCGGCTGGAGACGCGGCCCCGGGTGCTGGGTGACTTCGTCACCGGGGCGTGGTGGCAGTGCACGTCGCCCACCTCGCACTTCACTCAGTCGCTGGTGTGTACGCGGGTGACGGAGGACGGGGGGCGGATCACGTTGAGCGGGCGGACGCTGAAGACGACGGGGGCGGACGGGGTGAAGGTGGAGCGGCACCTCGCGACGGACGAGGAGGTGCTGACGGCGTATCGGGAGCGGTTCGGGATCGAGCTGGAGCGGGTGCCGGTGGTGCGGAAGGGGTGA
- a CDS encoding nuclear transport factor 2 family protein: protein MAEHPHAQLVRKGYEAFSRGDMETLRGLMTSDCTQHVPGDHPLSGDHKGQDAIIAMYGRLAEETKGTMRAELMSMMVDGRGHVVAMHRFTADRNGKHLDEKACIIFRIVGDKATDLDECVEDIDRANEFWS from the coding sequence ATGGCTGAACACCCCCACGCACAGCTCGTCCGCAAGGGCTACGAGGCGTTCTCGCGCGGCGACATGGAAACCCTGCGCGGACTGATGACGTCGGACTGTACGCAGCACGTACCGGGTGACCACCCGCTCTCGGGTGACCACAAGGGGCAGGACGCGATCATCGCGATGTACGGCCGCCTCGCCGAGGAGACCAAGGGCACCATGCGGGCCGAGCTGATGTCCATGATGGTCGACGGCCGGGGCCATGTCGTGGCCATGCACCGGTTCACCGCCGACCGCAACGGCAAGCACCTCGACGAGAAGGCCTGCATCATCTTCCGGATCGTCGGGGACAAGGCCACCGACCTCGATGAATGCGTCGAGGACATCGACCGGGCCAACGAGTTCTGGAGCTGA
- the lepA gene encoding translation elongation factor 4: MPAIPSHVPEPSRTDPALIRNFCIIAHIDHGKSTLADRMLQLTGVVEQRQMRAQYLDRMDIERERGITIKSQAVRLPWAPTTDPGNTHILNMIDTPGHVDFTYEVSRSLAACEGTILLVDAAQGIEAQTLANLYLAMENDLTIIPVLNKIDLPAAQPEKFAEELANLVGCDPQDVLRVSAKTGVGVDALLDKVVKEIPAPVGVKDAPARAMIFDSVYDSYRGVVTYVRVIDGQLNKRERIKMMSTGATHELLEIGTNSPEMLSADGLGVGEVGYLITGVKDVRQSKVGDTVTSQHKGATQALGGYKDPKPMVFSGLYPLDGSDYPELREALDKLQLNDAALVYEPETSAALGFGFRVGFLGLLHLDVIRERLEREFGLDLIATAPNVVYRVVMEDGTEHTVTNPSEFPEGKINEVYEPVVRATILAPTEFIGSIMELCQTRRGTLLGMDYLSEDRVEIRYTLPLAEIVFDFFDQLKSKTRGYASLDYEPTGEQTSSLVKVDILLHGDKVDAFSAITHKDAAYAYGVRLVAKLRELIPRQAFEVPIQAAIGSRVIARETIRAIRKDVLAKCYGGDISRKRKLLEKQKEGKKRMKMVGSVEVPQEAFIAVLSSDDSAGSGKGKK; this comes from the coding sequence GTGCCCGCGATCCCTAGCCATGTGCCCGAGCCGAGCCGAACCGACCCGGCTCTGATCCGCAATTTCTGCATCATCGCGCACATCGACCACGGCAAGTCCACGCTCGCCGACCGGATGCTCCAGCTGACCGGTGTGGTCGAGCAGCGGCAGATGCGCGCTCAGTACCTCGACCGCATGGACATCGAGCGCGAGCGCGGCATCACCATCAAGTCCCAGGCCGTGCGTCTGCCCTGGGCGCCCACCACGGACCCGGGCAACACGCACATCCTCAACATGATCGACACCCCGGGGCACGTCGACTTCACGTATGAGGTCTCCCGGTCGCTCGCCGCCTGCGAGGGCACCATCCTCCTGGTGGACGCCGCCCAGGGCATCGAGGCGCAGACCCTCGCCAACCTCTACCTGGCGATGGAGAACGACCTCACGATCATCCCCGTGCTGAACAAGATCGACCTGCCGGCCGCGCAGCCCGAGAAGTTCGCCGAGGAGCTCGCCAACCTGGTCGGCTGCGACCCCCAGGACGTGCTGCGGGTCTCCGCCAAGACCGGTGTCGGCGTCGACGCGCTGCTGGACAAGGTGGTCAAGGAGATCCCGGCCCCGGTCGGCGTCAAGGACGCCCCCGCGCGCGCCATGATCTTCGACTCGGTCTATGACTCCTACCGCGGTGTCGTGACCTACGTCCGGGTCATCGACGGCCAGCTCAACAAGCGCGAGCGCATCAAGATGATGTCGACGGGCGCGACCCACGAGCTGCTGGAGATCGGCACCAACTCGCCCGAGATGCTCAGCGCCGACGGCCTCGGCGTCGGCGAGGTGGGCTACCTGATCACCGGTGTGAAGGACGTCCGCCAGTCCAAGGTGGGCGACACCGTCACCAGCCAGCACAAGGGGGCCACGCAGGCGCTCGGGGGCTACAAGGACCCCAAGCCCATGGTCTTCTCCGGCCTGTATCCGCTGGACGGCTCCGACTACCCCGAGCTGCGCGAGGCCCTGGACAAGCTCCAGCTCAACGACGCCGCGCTGGTCTACGAGCCGGAGACCTCCGCCGCCCTCGGCTTCGGCTTCCGCGTCGGCTTCCTGGGACTCCTGCACCTCGACGTGATCCGTGAGCGGCTGGAGCGCGAGTTCGGGCTCGACCTGATCGCGACCGCGCCCAACGTGGTCTACCGGGTCGTGATGGAGGACGGCACAGAGCACACCGTCACCAACCCGAGCGAGTTCCCCGAGGGCAAGATCAACGAGGTCTACGAGCCGGTCGTACGCGCCACGATCCTCGCGCCCACCGAGTTCATCGGCTCGATCATGGAGCTGTGCCAGACCCGGCGCGGCACCCTGCTCGGCATGGACTACCTCTCCGAGGACCGGGTGGAGATCCGCTACACCCTGCCGCTCGCGGAGATCGTCTTCGACTTCTTCGACCAGCTGAAGTCCAAGACGCGCGGCTACGCCTCCCTGGACTACGAGCCCACCGGCGAGCAGACCTCCAGCCTGGTCAAGGTCGACATCCTGCTGCACGGCGACAAGGTGGACGCCTTCTCGGCGATCACCCACAAGGACGCGGCCTACGCCTACGGTGTGCGGCTCGTCGCCAAGCTGCGCGAGCTCATCCCGCGGCAGGCCTTCGAGGTGCCGATCCAGGCGGCCATCGGCTCCCGGGTCATCGCCCGCGAGACGATCCGCGCCATCCGCAAGGACGTCCTCGCCAAGTGCTACGGCGGTGACATCTCCCGTAAGCGGAAGCTGCTGGAGAAGCAGAAGGAAGGCAAGAAGCGGATGAAGATGGTGGGTTCCGTGGAAGTTCCGCAGGAAGCCTTCATCGCCGTGCTGAGCAGTGATGACAGCGCGGGGTCGGGCAAGGGCAAGAAGTAA
- a CDS encoding AMP-dependent synthetase/ligase translates to MSDTQTLIENRPPSVAALFLERVAATPDAEAYRYPVPNAAGEGPDDWKSLSWAQAAERVYAIAAGLIELGVTPEQRVALAASTRLEWILSDLGIMCAGAATTTIYPQTNADESAFILSDSDSRVLIAEDAAQLAKAVEKRGELPDLTHVVVIDPTGVETADWILTLDELEKRGAARLEKDPDLIKERVGAITKDQLATLIYTSGTTGRPKGVRLPHDNWSYMAKAIAATGLVGPEDVQYLWLPLAHVFGKVLTSGQIEVGHVTAVDGRVDKIIENLPVVQPTYMAAVPRIFEKVYNGVVAKARAGGGAKYKIFQWAAGVAREYAKASQDNFRRTGTASVPFGLGAKHKVADALVYSKLREAFGGRLRACVSGSVALAPEIGYFFAGAGIHILEGYGLTESSAASFVNPGEAYRTGTVGKPLPGCEVRIADDGEILLRGPGIMEGYHGLPEKTAEVLEPDGWFHTGDIGELSPDGYLRITDRKKDLFKTSGGKYIAPTEIEGSFKSVCPYVSNILVHGADRNFCAALIALDEVSIMGWAADNGLGGKSYAEVVAAEQTIAMVDGYVKQLNEGLQRWQTIKKFRLLPRDLDVEHGEITPSLKLKRPVVEREYAHLLEEMYAGSREA, encoded by the coding sequence GTGAGTGACACACAGACTTTGATCGAGAACCGTCCGCCGAGCGTGGCGGCCCTCTTCCTGGAGCGCGTGGCGGCCACGCCGGACGCCGAGGCCTATCGCTATCCGGTGCCGAACGCCGCCGGGGAGGGCCCGGACGACTGGAAGTCGCTGAGCTGGGCCCAGGCCGCCGAGCGGGTCTACGCGATCGCCGCCGGCCTGATCGAACTGGGCGTGACGCCCGAGCAGCGGGTCGCCCTCGCCGCCTCCACCCGGCTCGAGTGGATCCTCTCCGACCTCGGCATCATGTGCGCGGGCGCGGCCACCACCACGATCTATCCGCAGACCAACGCGGACGAGTCGGCGTTCATCCTCTCCGACTCCGACAGCCGGGTGCTGATCGCCGAGGACGCGGCCCAGCTGGCCAAGGCGGTCGAGAAGCGCGGCGAGCTGCCCGACCTCACCCATGTCGTGGTGATCGACCCGACCGGCGTGGAGACCGCCGACTGGATCCTCACCCTGGACGAGCTGGAGAAGCGCGGCGCCGCCCGCCTGGAGAAGGACCCCGACCTGATCAAGGAGCGGGTCGGCGCCATCACCAAGGACCAGCTCGCCACGCTGATCTACACCTCCGGCACCACCGGCCGCCCCAAGGGCGTGCGCCTGCCGCACGACAACTGGTCGTACATGGCCAAGGCCATCGCCGCGACCGGTCTGGTCGGCCCCGAGGACGTGCAGTACCTGTGGCTGCCACTGGCGCACGTCTTCGGCAAGGTGCTCACCTCCGGCCAGATCGAGGTCGGTCACGTCACCGCCGTCGACGGCCGCGTCGACAAGATCATCGAGAACCTTCCGGTCGTCCAGCCGACGTACATGGCGGCCGTGCCGCGGATCTTCGAGAAGGTCTACAACGGGGTCGTCGCCAAGGCCCGCGCGGGCGGCGGCGCCAAGTACAAGATCTTCCAGTGGGCCGCCGGGGTGGCCCGTGAGTACGCCAAGGCCAGCCAGGACAACTTCCGGCGCACCGGCACGGCGTCCGTCCCCTTCGGGCTCGGCGCCAAGCACAAGGTCGCCGACGCGCTCGTCTACTCCAAGCTGCGGGAGGCCTTCGGCGGCCGGCTGCGGGCCTGTGTCTCCGGCTCGGTCGCGCTGGCCCCGGAGATCGGCTACTTCTTCGCCGGCGCCGGTATCCACATCCTGGAGGGCTACGGCCTCACCGAGTCCTCGGCGGCGTCCTTCGTCAACCCGGGCGAGGCGTACCGCACCGGCACGGTCGGCAAGCCGCTGCCCGGCTGCGAGGTCCGGATCGCCGACGACGGCGAGATCCTGCTGCGCGGGCCCGGCATCATGGAGGGCTACCACGGGCTGCCGGAGAAGACGGCGGAGGTGCTGGAGCCGGACGGCTGGTTCCACACCGGGGACATCGGCGAGCTGTCGCCCGACGGCTATCTGCGGATCACCGACCGCAAGAAGGACCTGTTCAAGACGTCGGGCGGCAAGTACATCGCGCCGACGGAGATCGAGGGCTCCTTCAAGTCGGTGTGCCCGTACGTGTCGAACATCCTGGTGCACGGCGCGGACCGGAACTTCTGTGCGGCGCTCATCGCGCTGGACGAGGTCTCGATCATGGGCTGGGCCGCGGACAACGGGCTCGGTGGGAAGTCGTACGCGGAGGTCGTCGCCGCGGAGCAGACCATCGCGATGGTCGACGGTTATGTGAAGCAGCTCAATGAGGGGCTTCAGCGGTGGCAGACCATCAAGAAGTTCCGGCTGCTTCCGCGGGATCTCGATGTGGAGCACGGGGAGATCACGCCGAGCCTGAAGTTGAAGCGGCCGGTTGTCGAGCGGGAGTACGCGCATCTCCTTGAGGAGATGTACGCCGGTTCGCGTGAGGCGTAG